In Hirundo rustica isolate bHirRus1 chromosome 4, bHirRus1.pri.v3, whole genome shotgun sequence, a genomic segment contains:
- the CDKN1B gene encoding cyclin-dependent kinase inhibitor 1B — protein sequence MSNVRISNGSPTLERMEARQSEYPKPSACRNLFGPVNHEELNRELKKHLQEMEEAYQRKWNFDFQNHRPLEGRYEWQAVEKGSSPDFYFRPPRLRKTVCKSAGRQSLDVNGNCQTVVFVGSQGISEDTHCVAQKTDVSENQTDLAEQCTAQRKRPAADDSSPQNKRANTTEEEVSEDSPSASSVEQTPKKSSPGRHQT from the exons ATGTCAAACGTTCGCATTTCCAATGGGAGCCCTACCCTGGAGCGCATGGAGGCCAGGCAGTCGGAGTACCCGAAGCCGTCAGCGTGCAGGAACCTCTTCGGGCCGGTCAACCACGAAGAGCTCAACAGGGAGTTGAAGAAACACCtgcaggagatggaggaggCGTACCAGAGGAAGTGGAATTTCGATTTCCAGAATCACAGGCCGCTGGAAGGCAGGTACGAGTGGCAAGCCGTGGAGAAGGGGAGCTCGCCCGACTTCTACTTCAGACCCCCCCGGCTACGGAAAACCGTCTGCAAGTCCGCCGGCCGCCAGAGCTTGGATGTAAACGGGAATTGCCAAACCGTGGTTTTTGTCGGTTCTCAGGGAATCTCAGAGGACACTCACTGTGTAGCTCAAAAGACTGATGTTTCAGAAAATCAGACGGACTTAGCAGAGCAGTGCACTGCCCAGAGGAAAAGACCCGCGGCCGATG ATTCCTCTCCTCAAAATAAAAGAGCCAACACAACAGAAGAAGAGGTTTCAGAAGACTCCCCCAGTGCCAGTTCAGTGGAGCAAACACCCAAGAAATCAAGCCCGGGAAGACATCAAACGTAA